A single window of Achromobacter xylosoxidans DNA harbors:
- a CDS encoding efflux RND transporter periplasmic adaptor subunit has translation MKKPRSKVQRYVLIAVVLLIIAFGVRAAFFSSPPPPTFAVAEVVRGNLEDSVLASGTMDAIERVSVGAQATGQLKSLKVALGDRVTRGQLVAEIDDLTQQNELRNTQAALQTRRAERAAKVATLKQAELAFRRQRQMLAADASSREAFESAEATLGVTRADIAALDAQIVQAEIEVDKAKVNLGYTRIVSPIDGVVVAVVTKEGQTVNAIQSAPTIIKVAQVATMTIKAQISEADVTRVKPGLPVYFTILGEPDHRYHATLRAVEPAPDSIQKDDAATSLTSSSSTSTSAAVYYNGLFDVPNPDEKLRISMTAQVSIVLGEARDAVVVPASALGKRGEDGRYEVRVVGKDNQTETRKVKIGMNNNVQAQVLEGLEVGERVVSADAAPVAAAAGR, from the coding sequence ATGAAAAAGCCTCGTAGCAAAGTCCAGCGTTACGTCCTGATCGCCGTCGTTCTCCTGATCATCGCCTTTGGCGTCCGCGCCGCCTTTTTCTCGTCGCCGCCGCCGCCCACCTTCGCCGTGGCCGAGGTCGTCCGCGGCAATCTCGAAGACAGTGTGCTGGCCAGCGGCACCATGGACGCCATCGAGCGCGTCAGTGTCGGCGCGCAGGCCACCGGTCAGTTAAAGTCGCTGAAGGTGGCGTTGGGTGACCGCGTGACGCGCGGCCAACTGGTCGCCGAGATCGACGACCTGACGCAGCAGAACGAACTGCGTAATACCCAGGCCGCCCTGCAGACACGCCGCGCCGAGCGCGCCGCCAAGGTCGCCACCCTGAAGCAGGCCGAGCTGGCTTTCCGCCGGCAGCGCCAGATGCTGGCGGCCGACGCCAGTTCGCGCGAGGCCTTTGAATCGGCCGAGGCCACGCTGGGCGTGACCCGGGCCGATATCGCCGCGCTCGACGCCCAGATCGTCCAGGCCGAAATCGAGGTCGACAAGGCCAAGGTCAACCTGGGCTACACCCGTATCGTGTCGCCGATCGACGGCGTGGTGGTGGCGGTGGTGACCAAGGAAGGCCAGACCGTCAACGCGATCCAGAGCGCGCCCACCATCATCAAGGTGGCCCAGGTGGCCACCATGACCATCAAGGCGCAAATCTCCGAAGCCGACGTGACCCGCGTCAAGCCGGGCCTGCCCGTGTACTTCACCATCCTGGGCGAGCCGGACCACCGCTATCACGCCACGCTGCGCGCGGTGGAGCCGGCGCCGGATTCGATCCAGAAGGACGACGCCGCCACGTCGCTGACCTCGTCCAGCTCCACATCCACCAGCGCGGCCGTCTATTACAACGGGCTGTTCGACGTGCCCAACCCGGACGAGAAGCTGCGCATTTCCATGACGGCGCAGGTTTCCATCGTGCTGGGCGAGGCGCGCGACGCCGTGGTGGTGCCGGCCTCGGCCCTGGGCAAGCGCGGCGAGGACGGGCGCTACGAGGTGCGGGTGGTCGGCAAGGACAACCAGACCGAGACCCGCAAGGTCAAGATCGGCATGAACAACAACGTGCAGGCGCAGGTGCTGGAAGGCCTGGAGGTGGGCGAGCGCGTGGTGTCGGCCGACGCCGCGCCGGTGGCCGCCGCGGCGGGACGCTGA